The Lycium barbarum isolate Lr01 chromosome 9, ASM1917538v2, whole genome shotgun sequence genome has a segment encoding these proteins:
- the LOC132608790 gene encoding large ribosomal subunit protein uL18c-like, translating into MSQLYNTSFDFQVEGTPERPRLCVFRSNKHIYVQVIDDSKMHTLVSASTMQKPISEEFDYSAGPTAKAHHNKLCWQEVAKKVGKVIAKACLEKGITKVAFDRRGYPYHGRIEALAEAARETGLQF; encoded by the exons ATGAGTCAACTCTACAACACATCTTTTGACTTTCAGGTTGAAGGGACACCTGAAAGACCAAGACTCTGTGTCTTCCGTTCCAACAAGCATATTTATGTTCAAGTCATTGATGATTCCAAGATGCACACACTGGTTTCTGCTTCAACGATGCAGAAACCGATCTCTGAGGAATTCGACTACTCTGCCGGTCCCACTGCA AAGGCTCATCATAACAAGCTTTGTTGGCAAGAAGTGGCAAAGAAAGTGGGAAAAGTTATAGCTAAGGCCTGTCTAGAGAAAGGGATCACTAAAGTAGCCTTTGATCGCAGAGGTTATCCTTACCATGGACGGATTGAAGCTCTCGCTGAAGCTGCACGAGAAACCGGCCTTCAGTTTTAG
- the LOC132612335 gene encoding uncharacterized protein LOC132612335 — translation MEDLNGDYFSLLVDESGDVSRKEQMAIVLRYVDKWGSMVERFIGIVHVRDTSALCLKKVIVNYLPQYSLSLSHIRGQCYDGSSNMQERLSGLKTLIQQESRSAHAIHLRCSFKRMDELQKSQAEKVQEALDMGEVETGKGLNQELDLARAANICWGSHYKSFKKFISMFVSITDVLDTIVVDSECEYRAKAPGFLRVCQTFDITFILHLMRDILEITNELNESL, via the exons ATGGAGGATCTAAATGGTGACTACTTCTCATTGCTAGTTGATGAATCTGGTGATGTGTCACGTAAGGAGCAAATGGCAATTGTTTTGCGATATGTTGATAAATGGGGATCTATGGTGGAACGGTTTATTGGGATCGTTCATGTTCGTGATACTAGTGCTTTATGTTTAAAAAAAGTAATTGTTAACTACCTTCCTCAATATTCTTTGAGTTTATCTCATATACGTGGACAATGCTATGATGGATCAAGCAATATGCAAGAACGTCTAAGTGGCCTTAAAACTTTGATTCAACAAGAAAGTAGATCAGCTCATGCGATTCATT TGAGATGTTCTTTTAAGCGCATGGATGAACTTCAAAAATCTCAAGCAGAAAAAGTACAAGAGGCACTAGATATGGGCGAGGTTGAAACTGGTAAGGGATTGAATCAAGAACTTGATCTTGCTAGGGCTGCCAATATTTGTTGGGGTTCACACTACaaatcttttaaaaaattcaTTAGCATGTTTGTCTCTATTACTGATGTTCTTGATACTATTGTTGTTGATTCTGAATGTGAATATAGAGCTAAGGCACCAGGATTTCTCAGGGTTTGTCAAACATTTGATATTACGTTCATATTGCACTTAATGAGAGATATTTTGGAGATCACAAATGAACTTAATGAATCATTATAA
- the LOC132608791 gene encoding NAC domain-containing protein 43-like, which translates to MNLSVNGQSQVPPGFRFHPTEEELLHYYLRKKIANDKIDLDVIREVDLNKLEPWDILEKCKIGSTPQSDWYFFSHKDKKYPTGTRTNRATAAGFWKATGRDKVIYGNGKRIGMRKTLVFYKGRAPHGLKLDWIMHEYRLDDNSTPQEALNFCASESAAPEEGWVVCRVFKKKSYHKVPEIPQSSSAVSRTLTQNPNTDSVLDQILMYMGRSCKQQHDQTKHNNISHVNDNPNIQFDNIEGSGFLHLPELVNHRPTTNNMELIHQDCSFDEIMSKGTDQHYSYMNNYHEDEKADKKNGPAGDWVTLDRLVASQLNGHLEISTNNTPRYNDDDVEFWSYAQSSTFDPLSHLSV; encoded by the exons ATGAATCTATCAGTGAATGGTCAATCACAAGTGCCTCCCGGCTTCCGTTTTCATCCAACAGAAGAAGAGCTTCTTCACTATTACTTGAGGAAAAAGATTGCTAACGACAAGATTGACCTTGATGTTATCCGCGAAGTAGACCTCAACAAGCTCGAACCATGGGACATTCTAG AAAAGTGCAAAATAGGATCGACGCCACAAAGTGATTGGTATTTCTTCAGCCACAAGGACAAGAAGTATCCGACGGGGACTCGCACGAATCGAGCCACTGCTGCGGGATTCTGGAAGGCTACTGGACGGGACAAAGTCATATATGGCAATGGTAAGAGAATAGGAATGAGGAAGACCTTAGTGTTCTATAAAGGGCGTGCCCCACATGGACTGAAATTAGATTGGATCATGCATGAGTATCGCCTCGACGACAATTCCACCCCTCAAGAAGCCCTCAACTTTTGT GCCTCTGAATCAGCTGCTCCGGAAGAGGGCTGGGTGGTGTGCCGTGTTTTCAAGAAGAAGAGCTACCATAAAGTACCTGAAATCCCTCAAAGCTCCTCTGCTGTCTCTAGAACTCTTACTCAGAACCCAAACACTGATAGCGTTCTTGATCAAATACTCATGTACATGGGAAGGTCATGCAAACAACAACATGATCAAACCAAACACAACAATATCTCGCATGTCAACGACAACCCAAACATTCAATTTGATAATATTGAAGGCAGCGGTTTCCTACATCTTCCAGAGCTGGTGAATCATCGTCCGACGACCAACAACATGGAACTAATTCATCAAGATTGCAGCTTTGATGAGATCATGTCAAAAGGAACTGATCAACATTATTCTTACATGAATAATTACCATGAGGATGAGAAGGCTGATAAGAAAAATGGCCCTGCTGGTGACTGGGTAACTCTGGATCGCCTGGTGGCTTCTCAACTTAATGGCCATCTCGAAATATCAACCAACAACACCCCTCGatacaatgatgatgatgttgaattTTGGAGTTATGCGCAATCATCAACCTTTGATCCATTAAGCCACCTGTCCGTATGA